In a genomic window of Amphiprion ocellaris isolate individual 3 ecotype Okinawa chromosome 13, ASM2253959v1, whole genome shotgun sequence:
- the LOC111568070 gene encoding moesin-like isoform X5 yields the protein MQSWSLPFCPAQLANSFLTRVLEQHKLNKSQWEERIQVWHQEHKGMLREDAMVEYLKIAQDLEMYGVNYFSIKNKKGSELWLGVDALGLNIYDKKDKMTPKIGFPWSEIRNISFNDKKFLIKPIDKKAPDFVFYVPRLRINKRILALCMGNHDLYMRRRKPDTIEVQQMKAQAREEKNKRQMERALLESEKKKRENAEKETEKIARETMELMERLRQIEEQTKRAQDELEEQTRRALELEKERTIAQEEAERLDKDRRAAVEAKAALLHQSESQIRNQESLATELADLTSKISQLEDAKKKKDDEAKRWQKRAMMVEADLERTKEELKTKLMGVHIQDSVHTHMHDHDETDESSAEASAELTSPGMVRDRSEEERVTEAQKNQRLQKNLKFLSTELAAAVDESKKTPNDLIHAENVKAGRDKYKTLRQIRQGNTKQRIDEFESM from the exons GGTTTTGGAGCAGCACAAGCTGAACAAGAGTCAGTGGGAGGAAAGAATCCAGGTGTGGCATCAAGAGCACAAAGGAATGCTGAG AGAGGATGCGATGGTGGAGTACCTGAAGATAGCCCAGGATCTGGAGATGTATGGTGTCAACTACTTCAGCATCAAGAACAAGAAAGGGTCTGAGCTGTGGTTAGGAGTGGATGCTCTAGGGCTGAACATCTATGACAAAAAGGACAA GATGACCCCAAAGATTGGATTCCCCTGGAGTGAGATCAGAAATATTTCCTTCAATGACAAGAAATTCCTCATCAAGCCGATTGACAAGAAAGCTCCG GACTTTGTTTTCTACGTACCTCGTCTTCGCATCAACAAACGTATCCTGGCGCTGTGCATGGGGAATCATGACCTGTACATGCGCAGACGTAAACCTGACACCATtgaagtgcagcaaatgaaggCCCAAGCCAGGGAGGAGAAGAACAAGAGACAAATGGAAAG GGCTCTGCTCgagagtgagaaaaaaaagcgaGAAAATGCTGAGAAGGAAACAGAGAAGATTGCTCGTGAGACCATGGAGCTCATGGAGAGATTGAGACAGATTGAAGAACAGACAAAGAGAGCTCAAGATG AGCTGGAGGAGCAGACCCGTAGGGCGCTTGAGTTAGAGAAGGAGCGAACAATTGCTCAGGAGGAGGCTGAGCGCCTGGACAAGGACCGTAGAGCTGCAGTAGAGGCTAAAGCAGCCCTGCTACACCAGTCTGAAAGCCAGATCAGGAACCAGGAAAGCCTG GCCACTGAGCTGGCAGATCTTACCTCTAAGATCTCCCAGCTGGAAGACGCCAAGAAGAAAAAGGACGACGAGGCTAAAAGATGGCAGAAAAGG GCAATGATGGTAGAAGCAGATTTGGAGCGAACCAAAGAGGAGCTGAAAACTAAACTGATGGGTGTCCACATCCAGGATTCAGTCCACACCCACATGCACGACCACGATGAGACAGATGAGAGCAGCGCCGAGGCTAGCGCCGAGCTGACTTCTCCGGGCATGGTCCGAGATCGCAGCGAGGAGGAAAGAGTCACAGAAGCTCAGAAGAACCAGAGACTGCAGAAAAACCTCAAG tTCCTGAGCACTGAGCTGGCTGCAGCTGTAGACGAGAGCAAAAAGACCCCCAATGACCTGATCCATGCTGAGAATGTGAAGGCAGGCCGCGACAAATACAAGACCCTGCGTCAGATTCGTCAGGGCAACACTAAACAACGAATTGATGAATTTGAGTCCATGTGA
- the LOC111568069 gene encoding androgen receptor-like isoform X2, with translation MAFHPSASERQEEASNSLIMNELDRLGAADTYACPTTELSKAVSVSLGLDSVSSPLSNMNQCSSSAYAECDPTVGSSSRGVPELGAAGNMNSDGDRQFVRDSSLREDDFGEVCHGIQQVSCMDLFRSGDMDSAQNVTRGSVISRYVRKESNLFMSPLAELPAAEQVNEVLPLKPYSAYSVSPSLYRDAPGAWCANERAYGDSSEPQGGVSGGHNLLCKYCNCGQTSLGSRHECRCVWYSAGEQGGRGAMRAAMAQGYGQVESYPGAIPQRQTTFSTIKTEPSGWVDCTDRPLRHDDFFPGVYLSDRRVCQVCGDDASGCHYGAVTCGSCKVFFKRAAAGKQNHLCASRNDCTIDKLRRKNCASCRLKRCFMSGMSLKGRRLKGAGQTRNGDEEHQPAAWGHGEKEERAGRKDAAMEPRNASANAQASQALVLAIPPTMRSCLSLLSILQAIEPAVVNAGHDPAQPDSPASLLTSLNELGERQLVTVVRWAKAIPGFRDLHVDDQMSVIQLSWMGVMVFALGWRSYTLTNSSMLYFAPDLVFNERITSDDLFHFIFANVSPQEPLQRRDPSHVTLTSSKFAPQNFQPLSDSFLSTFKKLNAEFLSQITVCEI, from the exons ATGGCCTTTCACCCGAGCGCGTCCGAGAGACAAGAAGAAGCATCAAACTCTTTAATAATGAATGAGCTGGATCGGCTGGGTGCTGCTGATACCTACGCCTGTCCGACCACTGAGCTCAGTAAGGCAGTGTCGGTGTCTTTGGGCTTGGATTCGGTGTCATCTCCGCTCAGCAACATGAACCAGTGCTCCAGCAGCGCGTACGCAGAGTGCGACCCCACTGTGGGAAGTAGTTCCCGAGGAGTGCCGGAGTTAGGGGCGGCTGGAAACATGAACTCAGACGGCGACAGGCAGTTTGTGCGCGACAGCAGCCTCCGAGAGGATGACTTTGGAGAAGTGTGTCACGGCATACAGCAGGTGAGCTGCATGGATCTGTTCCGATCGGGCGACATGGACAGCGCGCAAAATGTGACGCGTGGCTCGGTGATCTCCAGATATGTCAGGAAGGAGTCAAACTTGTTTATGAGCCCGCTGGCGGAGCTGCCCGCGGCCGAACAGGTGAACGAGGTCCTGCCTTTGAAGCCGTATTCAGCCTACTCTGTCAGCCCCAGCCTGTACAGAGATGCCCCGGGTGCGTGGTGCGCAAATGAGCGCGCATACGGCGACAGCTCCGAGCCGCAGGGAGGCGTATCCGGCGGACATAATTTGTtgtgtaaatattgtaattGTGGGCAAACCTCCCTCGGATCCAGGCATGAATGCCGCTGTGTTTGGTACAGCGCGGGTGAGCAGGGTGGCAGAGGTGCCATGCGAGCCGCGATGGCACAAGGGTACGGCCAAGTGGAAAGTTACCCCGGCGCAATTCCTCAAAGGCAAACCACTTTTTCCACCATCAAGACCGAGCCTTCAGGCTGGGTGGATTGCACAGATCGTCCTTTGAg gcaTGATGATTTTTTCCCAGGTGTGTACCTCTCAGACAGGAGAGTGTGCCAGGTGTGTGGTGATGATGCCTCCGGTTGTCACTATGGCGCAGTCACCTGCGGCAGCTGCAAAGTGTTCTTCAAGAGGGCGGCTGCAG GTAAGCAGAACCACTTGTGCGCCAGCCGGAATGATTGCACCATTGACaaactgaggaggaaaaacTGTGCCTCATGTCGCCTAAAGAGGTGCTTCATGTCGGGAATGAGCCTTAAAG GTCGTAGGCTGAAAGGTGCTGGACAGACGAGAAACGGCGATGAAGAGCACCAGCCGGCTGCCTGGGGGCAcggagagaaagaagagagggCAGGGAGGAAAGATGCAGCCATGGAGCCCAGAAATGCATCCGCTAATGCTCAAG CATCCCAGGCCCTGGTTCTTGCCATCCCCCCGACCATGCGCTCCTGCTTGTCCCTGCTCAGCATCCTGCAGGCCATCGAGCCAGCCGTGGTGAACGCCGGACACGACCCTGCCCAGCCAGACAGCCCCGCGTCCTTGCTTACCAGCCTCAACGAACTGGGGGAAAGACAGCTGGTAACCGTGGTGCGCTGGGCCAAGGCCATACCAG GGTTTCGCGACCTGCACGTGGATGATCAGATGTCAGTGATTCAGTTGTCGTGGATGGGGGTGATGGTGTTTGCTTTGGGCTGGAGGTCCTACACCCTTACTAACAGCTCCATGCTCTACTTTGCTCCAGATCTGGTCTTTAATGA AAGGATCACCTCAGATGATTTATTCCATTTCATCTTCGCCAATGTCAGTCCCCAAGAACCGCTACAGCGCCGAGACCCTTCTCATGTCACTCTGACAAGTTCTAAATTTGCGCCGCAAAACTTCCAACCGCTGTCTGACTCTTTtctttctacttttaaaaaacttaaCGCAGAGTTTCTGTCACAAATCACTGTATgtgaaatatag
- the LOC111568069 gene encoding progesterone receptor-like isoform X1 produces the protein MAFHPSASERQEEASNSLIMNELDRLGAADTYACPTTELSKAVSVSLGLDSVSSPLSNMNQCSSSAYAECDPTVGSSSRGVPELGAAGNMNSDGDRQFVRDSSLREDDFGEVCHGIQQVSCMDLFRSGDMDSAQNVTRGSVISRYVRKESNLFMSPLAELPAAEQVNEVLPLKPYSAYSVSPSLYRDAPGAWCANERAYGDSSEPQGGVSGGHNLLCKYCNCGQTSLGSRHECRCVWYSAGEQGGRGAMRAAMAQGYGQVESYPGAIPQRQTTFSTIKTEPSGWVDCTDRPLRHDDFFPGVYLSDRRVCQVCGDDASGCHYGAVTCGSCKVFFKRAAAGKQNHLCASRNDCTIDKLRRKNCASCRLKRCFMSGMSLKGRRLKGAGQTRNGDEEHQPAAWGHGEKEERAGRKDAAMEPRNASANAQASQALVLAIPPTMRSCLSLLSILQAIEPAVVNAGHDPAQPDSPASLLTSLNELGERQLVTVVRWAKAIPGFRDLHVDDQMSVIQLSWMGVMVFALGWRSYTLTNSSMLYFAPDLVFNDQRMQVSSMYEHCVRMKLLSQRFCMLKITQEEFLCMKALVLFSIMPVEGLKSQRCFDELRTSYIKELDRLASHRGETTRTQRLFQLTQLLDYLQSVVRKLHQFTYDLFIQAQSLQTRVSFPEMISEIVSVHVPKILSGMVKPILFHNTS, from the exons ATGGCCTTTCACCCGAGCGCGTCCGAGAGACAAGAAGAAGCATCAAACTCTTTAATAATGAATGAGCTGGATCGGCTGGGTGCTGCTGATACCTACGCCTGTCCGACCACTGAGCTCAGTAAGGCAGTGTCGGTGTCTTTGGGCTTGGATTCGGTGTCATCTCCGCTCAGCAACATGAACCAGTGCTCCAGCAGCGCGTACGCAGAGTGCGACCCCACTGTGGGAAGTAGTTCCCGAGGAGTGCCGGAGTTAGGGGCGGCTGGAAACATGAACTCAGACGGCGACAGGCAGTTTGTGCGCGACAGCAGCCTCCGAGAGGATGACTTTGGAGAAGTGTGTCACGGCATACAGCAGGTGAGCTGCATGGATCTGTTCCGATCGGGCGACATGGACAGCGCGCAAAATGTGACGCGTGGCTCGGTGATCTCCAGATATGTCAGGAAGGAGTCAAACTTGTTTATGAGCCCGCTGGCGGAGCTGCCCGCGGCCGAACAGGTGAACGAGGTCCTGCCTTTGAAGCCGTATTCAGCCTACTCTGTCAGCCCCAGCCTGTACAGAGATGCCCCGGGTGCGTGGTGCGCAAATGAGCGCGCATACGGCGACAGCTCCGAGCCGCAGGGAGGCGTATCCGGCGGACATAATTTGTtgtgtaaatattgtaattGTGGGCAAACCTCCCTCGGATCCAGGCATGAATGCCGCTGTGTTTGGTACAGCGCGGGTGAGCAGGGTGGCAGAGGTGCCATGCGAGCCGCGATGGCACAAGGGTACGGCCAAGTGGAAAGTTACCCCGGCGCAATTCCTCAAAGGCAAACCACTTTTTCCACCATCAAGACCGAGCCTTCAGGCTGGGTGGATTGCACAGATCGTCCTTTGAg gcaTGATGATTTTTTCCCAGGTGTGTACCTCTCAGACAGGAGAGTGTGCCAGGTGTGTGGTGATGATGCCTCCGGTTGTCACTATGGCGCAGTCACCTGCGGCAGCTGCAAAGTGTTCTTCAAGAGGGCGGCTGCAG GTAAGCAGAACCACTTGTGCGCCAGCCGGAATGATTGCACCATTGACaaactgaggaggaaaaacTGTGCCTCATGTCGCCTAAAGAGGTGCTTCATGTCGGGAATGAGCCTTAAAG GTCGTAGGCTGAAAGGTGCTGGACAGACGAGAAACGGCGATGAAGAGCACCAGCCGGCTGCCTGGGGGCAcggagagaaagaagagagggCAGGGAGGAAAGATGCAGCCATGGAGCCCAGAAATGCATCCGCTAATGCTCAAG CATCCCAGGCCCTGGTTCTTGCCATCCCCCCGACCATGCGCTCCTGCTTGTCCCTGCTCAGCATCCTGCAGGCCATCGAGCCAGCCGTGGTGAACGCCGGACACGACCCTGCCCAGCCAGACAGCCCCGCGTCCTTGCTTACCAGCCTCAACGAACTGGGGGAAAGACAGCTGGTAACCGTGGTGCGCTGGGCCAAGGCCATACCAG GGTTTCGCGACCTGCACGTGGATGATCAGATGTCAGTGATTCAGTTGTCGTGGATGGGGGTGATGGTGTTTGCTTTGGGCTGGAGGTCCTACACCCTTACTAACAGCTCCATGCTCTACTTTGCTCCAGATCTGGTCTTTAATGA CCAGCGGATGCAAGTATCCAGTATGTATGAACACTGTGTGAGGATGAAGCTGCTCTCCCAGAGGTTCTGCATGCTGAAGATTACCCAGGAGGAGTTCCTCTGCATGAAGGCCCTGGTCCTCTTCAGCATCA TGCCGGTGGAGGGCCTGAAGAGCCAGCGCTGTTTTGATGAACTGCGGACCTCCTACATCAAGGAGCTGGACCGCTTGGCCAGCCACCGCGGAGAGACCACCCGTACACAGAGACTGTTTCAGCTCACGCAGCTGCTGGACTACCTCCAGTCG GTTGTGAGGAAGTTGCACCAGTTCACGTACGATCTCTTCATCCAAGCTCAGTCCCTGCAGACACGCGTCAGCTTCCCGGAGATGATTTCGGAGATCGTGAGCGTTCACGTGCCCAAGATCCTGTCCGGCATGGTCAAGCCCATCCTGTTCCACAACACGTCCTAG